The Lutibacter sp. A64 genome segment AAAAAAAGATTGAATATTTTTTAATTGACGCTAATTGGTATACAAAAACATACAAAGGAAGTTTTGATATTGCTAAAGAATTAGACTTGCAAAAAGTAATTGCTTATGCCGCAAAAAAAGAAGTAGATTTATTACTTTATTACGACAGGCATAAAGGAAATTATGGGGATGATGCATTGTTTCCATATTTTAAATCTTTAGATATGAAAGGTATAAAATATGGCTTTATGGGAAATAATCCTAACTTTTCTAGAGATGCCATTATTAAAAGTGCTGAAAATAAATTGTTAATCGATTTTCATGACAGTCCTGTTCCTTTTACAGGTGTACAAAGAACCTATCCCAATGCAATTACTAGAGAATATTGTCACGCACAGCAAGATTCTAGAAGTGCATTTACGCCAGAAACCTTTATTAAGATGGCACTAATTAATGCAGTTCAAGGACCGTTAGATATGAATAATGGAAATTTTGATTTAACTGGAATTAATAAAGGAGATAGACAAAAAGGACCTAAAAAAACAAATTCTTATTTTTCTACAGTAACTTCTGAAGTAGCAAGAACTTTAGTGATTTTTAGTGGCTTGGTATGTATTCCAGATGCTCCAGAAGCCTATGAGTCAAAAGCAGATTTATTTGAATTTATTCAGAAAATGCCTGTGGGTAAATGGGATGAAAGTAAAGTTTTAAATGCTTCTATTGGTAAAAATATAACTACAGCACGTCGTTTTGGAAAAGAATGGTTTATTGGAAGTGTAATTGATCAAAAAGGAGGAACACTTGATATAAATTTAGATTTTCTTGAAGAAGGTCAAAATTATGAAGTTACGTTTTATGAAGATACAGCAGAAACTTATTGTAAAACTAATCCAGAGGCGTATCAAATTAGAAAAGGAAATGTAAAAAAAGGAGATTTAATTAAAGCAATATTAGCCCCTGGAGGAGGACATTGTATGTGGATTAGACCTGTAAAATAACAATTCTAAAAATGAAAATATGAATACACAAAAGTTACTGATAATACTATTTTTATCCAGTTTAAATTTTGGGTGTAAAAGTAAAATATCAACAATTGAGTCATCCCAAAGTACCTTTTCAGATAAAATGAAACTCGAATATGTAGGTGTTGCAGCAGAGAATAAAGGTATGCATGTTTGGGGTTCATCTCCAGTTATAGATAAAGATGGAAAAGTACATCTTTTTGCAGCCCAATGGCCTATGGCTACTCAAAAAGATTTTAGTGGCTGGTTTAAAGACTGTGAAATTGGTCATTATGTAAGCGATAGTCCAGAAGGACCTTTTAAATATGTTGGTATTGCGGTAGAAGATAAAAACGGATTATTTAACGCTCCACACAACCCAACTATTAGTTATATAGATGGTAAATATGTGTTAAATTTTATTGTAAACGAAAACAATAAATTAAAAACACAACGCATTATTATGTATGTGGCAGATGACCTTAATGGTACTTGGAGACCTGCAAAAGGAGCAGAAACTGATGGTACAATTTTAAGAAGACCATTAGATACAACAAAATGGAATTATACAGCGGTATTAGGAGTTTCTAATCCGTCGTTAATAAAATTTAAAGACAAATATATGTTGTATCATAAGTCGGTTATACCAAGAAAAGGAAGAGGAGGAGCTTATACTTATGGTGTTGCAGTTGCAGATAAATTAGAAGGGCCTTATGTTATTCATCCAGAAAAAGTTACACCACCTAATATGGCTTTAGAAGATGCTTTTGCATATACAGTAAAAGATTCAGTATATATGATGAGTCGTGATTTTGGAAGTACACTAGGAAACAGTGGAGGTGGTCTTTTATGGCGCTCTGCAGATGGATTTACTTTTCCTAAAGAAAATACAAAGAGAGCTTATGAAGATTTAGCACATTATTTAGGTAAAGAAACTTTAGAGAAAGGAACTGCATACAGAGGTAAAAAAGATGGTCATTTAGAACGTGCACAAGTTTTAATGATAGATGGCATACCTGCATACTTATACCTTGCAACAGGTGTGCAAGTAAAAGATGGCTACGGTAGTAGTTCGCATGTATTTAAAATTATTTTTGAATAATTTAGAATTTATTTTTTTTAAAGGGTTATAAAATTTAGTGTAAATTAAATTTTGTAACCCTTTTTAATGTAAAGCAAAAAAAAACACTAACTTTTAAAGTTAGTGTTTTTGAGCCGATGGAGGGACTCGAACCCACGACCTGCTGATTACAAATCAGCTGCTCTAGCCAGCTGAGCTACATCGGCTTTTGACGGGTGCAAATTAATTTAAATTATTTTATATGTGCAAGTCTTTTTTGAAAAAAAATCATTTTTTTTCATTTTTTTATTTTTAATGAATTTCTTCGCTTTTTTGACAAAATAAAAGTTGAGATTTTGCGTGTAGTTACTTTCTGTTTTTAAAAAAGAATATCTTTTTTAAGTAGCATATTTAGAGTGTTTTATCAAATTGAAATGCCAATGAGTTATTCAAGAATTAAAAATTGTTTCATAGTTTGCTAGTAATTGTTCATTTCTAAATATTTGTATACGTTAAGAAATACTTATATTTATTGAGAATTCGCATTGTATTATTTTACCAAATTATAAATTATCTTCATGTCAAATAAATTAAGTCTGTTTTTTATTTTAATAATTGTAATGTTACTTTTTTTTAATTGCAGTAGTGGTAAGTTAACAGCGCCTTACGTTTCTGGAAATATACCCTCGGTTGAAAGAGAGTTTAGGGCTGCTTGGATTGCTTCTGTTGCTAATATAAATTGGCCAAGTAAACCAGGCTTGTCTTCTGAAGAACAAAAAAATGAAGCTATAGTATTATTGAATGTACTTCAAAAAAATAATTTAAATGCTGCTGTATTACAAATTAGACCACAAGGTGATGCTTTGTATAAAAGTAATTTAGAGCCTTGGTCGTATTATTTAACAGGTTTACAAGGTAAAGCACCTGAACCTTATTACGATCCGCTTGAATTTTGGATTGAGCAAGCACATTTAAGAGGAATTGAATTACACGCTTGGTTAAATCCTTACAGAGCACATCATGTAAGTGGAGGGTCAGTTACGGATGCTTCCATAGTAAAAAAACACGCAGACTTAGTTGTTCCTTTAGAAACAGGGTATTGGTGGTTAGACCCAAGTAAGCAAGAAACTCAAGATTATAGTTATAATGTAGTTATGGATATTGTAAAACGTTATAATATTGATGGTATTCATTTTGATGATTATTTTTATCCATATCCAGACTACAATAATAATAAAGATTTTCCTGATGGTGAAAGCTGGAATTTATATACTCAAAATGGTGGAAAATTAGCCAGAGCCGACTGGCGTAGAGACCATGTAAATAAATTTATTAAACGAGTTTATAAAGGAATAAAAAAAGAAAAAGCAAGCGTTAAATTTGGTATAAGTCCTTTTGGTTTTTGGCGACCACATTATCCAGCTTCGGTAACTGTAGGTTTTGATCAGTATAATCAATTGTATGCAGATGCTAAATTATGGTTAAATAAAGGTTGGGTAGATTATTATACGCCTCAATTGTATTGGCCAATAAATAGGATAGAACTTAGTTTTCCTGTGTTGTTAAATTGGTGGAATAATGAAAATTATAAAGAACGTCATATTTGGCCTGGAATGAGTATAGGGAGCTTAAAAGGTGAAAGCGCTATTGATGAAGCTATCAACCAAATTATGATTACAAGAGGCATAACTTCTAAAGCTCCAGGACAAGTACTTTGGAACATAAAACCTTTAGTTACTTCGCCAAAATTGGCAACTGCAATATTAGAAGGTCCTTATAAAAAGCAAGCTCTAACTCCAAAATATTCTTGGTTAAATAAAAAAACACCATTAAAACCTAATGTTAGAACTTCCATAGAAAAAGAAATGTTGGCTGTTGAGTGGAGTCATAAAAACAAGAATGAAATAGCTCATTGGATTGTTTATACTAAATATGGGACAGTTTGGGATTATGCTATTTATGGAAGCTTAATAGAGTCTCAAAATATACCATTAAAAATAACAAATAAAAATAAGTCAGGTTCTTCTAAATCTAAAGAGCTAATAAAAACCTTAAACTCCATAGCTGTATCTGTTGTAGATAAATTTGGAAATGAAAGTGAACTTGTAGAAATAAAGAATTTAATACCTTAATAAAGTTCGATTACACAACTTTAATTTTCAGGTCAATTTAGTAGATAATTAACGTAAAATAGCGTTGTTTTTTAATTTTAGTTTTACTGTTGATAATGGTTGTTTGTTATAAGTTGTTGTTATTGGGTAGTTTACGTTTGAATTTGAAGTATTATTGGAATAACTGTATTCTTAAGTTTCTCTAAAGAATTGTTTATTAGATTTGTTATAAAATAATAACAGATATATCTGCAAACTCATTTATTAATCAATAAAATTTGGACAGATGAAACTATTAGAGAATATTTTATTAGCAAATGATTTTAGTAAATCATCTAAAAATGTTTTAGAAACTGCCATTGAGTTTGCAAAAGTTTTGCATTCTAAAATTATTCCAATTCATGTACTTCCTGACGATATTTTAAATAAAAAGGTACAGTTATTATTAAATGAAACTGCCCAAGAAAAGCTAGAAGAAACTGTAAAAAATATTGAAGATTCAGGTGTAGAAGCAGGGAAACCTATACTTAGATTTGGGTCAGTAAATGATGCCATAGTTAGAACGTCTATTGCTACAGATGTCAATTTAATTTTAATTGGTTCTGGAGAAAGTAAAAACGGAGATAGATTTCAATTAGGAACAACCGCAGAACGAATTATTCAAGAAAGTGACAAGCCGGTACTTGTTGTAAAAGAAGGAGTGCCACTTAATATTCAAAACATACTTTGTCCAATTGATTTTTCTGAAACTTCAAAATTAGCGCTTCAAAATGCAATAACAATGGCGCGTAGATTTAGAGCAGAATTAACCATTTTAAGTGTTTGTGAATTGCAAAGTTCTAGTTGGTTTACTTCAGAAAAAGATAGAGAAAAAGAAAATGATCTTAGATGCGCTTCGCACAAAACAAAATTCAATAAATTTTTAGAAGGTTTTAACTTAGAAGGTGTAAAATATATTAAAGAAACACCTGTTGGAAACCCAGCCGAAGAAATACTCAGTGTTATTTCAAGAGAAATGATTGATTTATTAATAATTGGTACTGCTGGAAGAACAGGTTTAAACCGTATGCTTATTGGAAGTGTAACAGAAAAAGTAATACGCGAAGTGCCATGCTCTTTCATTACTTTAAAAGAAGAAGATGTTATTAAGTTACAATTGGAAACCAAAATTAATGATATTGAAAATTCATACAATACGGCAGTTCAATTGGTTGAAGATGGTTTTTATACAGAGGCTATTGCTCAATTAAAAGCCTGTTTAAGAGTTAATAGTATGTATTTACCCGCTTATTTCGGAATTGCTAAGATTTATGAAAAAATGGATGAACCTGAGAAAGCAGCATCCTATAGAAATAGTGGAATGGAAATAAAAGAGAAAATTTATTATACAAAAATAGAAAGCGAAGTTCGTAAACTACGCGGCAGATAATTTATAAAAAATGAATAAATCAAAAGGACGAGTAGTCAGTGTAAACGAATCTCTGGTTGGTGTAGAGATTACCGAAGGGGCGGTAATAAATGGAGAAGTAGCTTACATTATAATTGAGGATGGAAAAAAACTCAAAGCAGAGGTTATAGATGTAAAAACCGGTAATATGGTTTATTTACAAGTTTTTGAAGATACTAGTTGGATGAAATTTGGAGACACTGTAGAGTTCTCCGGCCTTCCTCTAGCAGTAAAATTAGGACCTGGTATTTTAGGTTCTGTTACAGATGGTCTTCAAAATCCCTTGTATGAACTGGCAAAAAAAGAATGGTTTCTTGAAAGGGGATTAGAAGTAGCACCTTTAGATACAACTGTAGAATGGCACTTTACACCTTCCGTAAAAAAAGGCGATATTGTTACAGGAGGTTCGGTATTGGGTTCTGTACCAGAAAAACTTTTTAAACATAAAATTTTCGTACCATTTTCAATGCAGGGAAATTATACGGTTGAAAGTATTGTAGAAGAAGGCGATTATACTATTGAAAAAGATATAGTAATAATTAAAGATGCTGATGGTAATTCTAAAAAATTACAAATGGCGTTTGATTGGCCAGTAAAAACACCAATGCCTTTTAATAAACGTTCTGTTCCGGTTAATCCTTTACCTACAGGAATTAGAATATTAGATGCACTTTTTCCTATAGCTTATGGAGGTACAGCCTGTTGTCCTGGTCCTTTTGGAGCAGGTAAAACAGTACTTCAACATAGTTTGGCAAAACATTCAAAAGCAGATATTGTTATTATGGCAGCATGTGGTGAACGTGCAGGTGAAGCGGTTGAAATTTTTAAAGATTTTCCAGAGTTGATAGATCCAAAAACAGGAAAATCTTTAATGGATAGAACTTATATTGTAGGAAATACGTCATCTATGCCAGTAGCAGCTCGTGAGGCTTCGGTATATATGGCAACAACGGTTGGAGAGTATTACAGAAAACAAGGTTTAGATGTTTTAATGTTAGCAGATTCAACTTCGCGTTGGGCACAAGCTCTAAGGGAAACATCTGGGAGAAAAGAAGAAATACCTGGGCCAGAAGCGTTCCCAATGTATATTTCTACACTTATTTCTGCATTTTATGACCGAGCAGGTGTTGATATTTTAGAAAATGGAGAAACAGGATCGTTAAGTATTATGGGTACAGTGTCACCTGCGGGTGGAAATTTTGACGAGCCAGTTACGCAAGCAACTTTATTAAGTACCGGAGCATTTTGGGGATTGTCTAGAGCACTTTCCGATGCCAGAAAATATCCTGCAATAGATCGTATAGATAGTAATTCTAAATATCCTTCACTTTTAAAACATGAAGAAGTAACTTTTTTATTAGAACTGCTTCGTGAAGGGAAAACCATAGCTTCAAATATCTTACTTATGGGAGAAAAAGGAATTACAGATGAAGCTTATATCACTTATCAAAAAGCTGAATTGGTTGATGCAGTGTTTTTACAACAAAACAGTTTTAATGATGTAGATGGTGTTACCGATCCTAAAAGGTTAAGAATGATGTTTGATGTTGTAAAACAAATTATAGATGCCCCAGTAACATTAAAGGGTAAAGAAGAAATTAGGTCTCATTTTAATTTTATGAGGCAAGCTTATATCGATTGGAATATGGTACAAGTGGATGATGACACATTCCAAAAACAAAAATCACAAATATTGAATTTGGTTAAAACAATGGGAGCATGCTAAAGAAAACGTATGAAAATATAGATAGTATTGGAAGAGCCATTTTAAGCATAAAAGCAAAAGGGGTTCATAATAAAGAATTGGCAGAGGTAATTTATCCAGATGGAAAAAGGGCCTTTGCACAAGTTATTGCAATAGAAGGTGATCGTGTAACACTTCAGTTATTTGGAGGTGGATTTGGAGTTTCAACAGATTGTAAAGTACGTTTTCTAGGAAAACCAGTTCAAGTTGGGTTCTCTGATGATATGCTTGGTAGAGTATATTCTGGAAATGGACAGCCAATTGATGGTGGCCCAGAATTACATTCAGATTTAATTCGTGTTGCAGGTCCTTCAATTAATCCTGTAAAACGGTTGATTCCTAAAAATATGATTCGTACTGGTGTACCAATGATTGATGTGTTTAACACGTTGGTACAATCTCAAAAAATACCAATTTTTGCAAAAGCAGGTGAACCATATAATAAGCTGTTAGCAAATATTGCAACTCAAACAGATGCAGATGTTATTATTATTGGTGGTGTAGGATTAAAGTTTGATGAGTTTCACTTTTTTAAAGAACGTATTGAAGAAGCTGGTAGTAAAAGTAAAACCATTATGTTTGTCCATACACATAGAGATTCTATTGTAGAAGGGTTAATGGTGCCAGATTTAGCATTGGCTGTGGGTGAACGTTTTGCGCTTCAAGGAAAAAATGTATTTGTATTGTTGTCGGATATGACACAATGGTCAGATTATTTACGTCAAGTTGCAAATGCACAAGATCAAATTCCTGCAAATCAAGGTTATCCAGGAGATTTATATTCACAATTGGCAAGCCGTTACGAAAAAGCTGCAGATATTGATGGTGCTGGAAGTTTAACCATACTTGGAGTAACAACTATGGATGATGTAACACATCCTGTACCAGATAATACTGGTTATATAACCGAAGGTCAATTTTATATGAAAGATGGTTATTTAGAATTGTTTGGTTCGCTAAGTAGATTAAAACAACAGGTAAATGATAGAACTAGACCAGACCATAGAAGCATAATGAATGCAATGGCAAGATTGTTTTCTGATGCCGAAGAACGTGTAAAAGCACAAAAATTTGGTTCGGTAAAAGATGATTATTCTTTACGACTTTTAGAGTATAGAAAAGTGTTTCAAAAAGAATTAATGGATCCATTTAGATTTTTAGAGCTTGAAGATGCTCTTGATCTTTGTTGGGATATTTTAGCTAAACATTTCAAAAAAGAAGAAGTAGGGCTATCATCTAAATTAGTTGAAGCATATTGGCCAGAAAATGGGGAATTCAAAATTTTAAAAAACACGACCGATGTCTGAAAAAACATTAGATAAATTAATAGCATCGCTAAAAACTGAAGCTGTTGAAGCTGCAGAAAAAGAAGCAAAAAAAATAGTAGATGCAGCAAATGAAGAAGCTCAAAAAATACTTAGTAAAGCAGACGCTGAAAAAACGGAACTACTTGAAAATGCAGAACGTGAATCTGCTGAAATCATAGAAAAAGGTAAAGGTTTGTTAAAACAAGCAGCAAGAGATTTAAATGTTACCGTACAAAACGATTTACTTAAGTTGTTAAAAGCTGTTTTAAGTACAGAAGTTGAGAAAACATTTACTCCTGATCTTGTAAAATCTACGGTTTTAAAAATTATTGAAAATGTAGATAATACTGTAGAAATAAAGCTTCCAGAAGCTATAGAAAAAGAGTTGGCAGCATATGTTCAGAAACAATTGCAAGAATCAAATAACTTGGTTTCTATAACAAAAGATAATAGTATTTTAAAAGGTTTTACAGTTACAAAAACAGATGAAGGTTGGAGCTACCATATTACGCCAGATGAGGTTTCTGAAATTTTAAATACGCATCTAAGTGAAAAATGGGTGAATATCCTAAAAAATAAATAATAGTTGTTATGACAGGAAATCTGGAATATTTAATGAGTAGTTTGCCTGATTTATCTTTTAAAAATGAAGAAGATACAGAAGAGAAAGTGACTTCTTTGCTCAAAAAATATGCCGATGCATCTGAAGGGAAA includes the following:
- a CDS encoding glycoside hydrolase family 10 protein translates to MSNKLSLFFILIIVMLLFFNCSSGKLTAPYVSGNIPSVEREFRAAWIASVANINWPSKPGLSSEEQKNEAIVLLNVLQKNNLNAAVLQIRPQGDALYKSNLEPWSYYLTGLQGKAPEPYYDPLEFWIEQAHLRGIELHAWLNPYRAHHVSGGSVTDASIVKKHADLVVPLETGYWWLDPSKQETQDYSYNVVMDIVKRYNIDGIHFDDYFYPYPDYNNNKDFPDGESWNLYTQNGGKLARADWRRDHVNKFIKRVYKGIKKEKASVKFGISPFGFWRPHYPASVTVGFDQYNQLYADAKLWLNKGWVDYYTPQLYWPINRIELSFPVLLNWWNNENYKERHIWPGMSIGSLKGESAIDEAINQIMITRGITSKAPGQVLWNIKPLVTSPKLATAILEGPYKKQALTPKYSWLNKKTPLKPNVRTSIEKEMLAVEWSHKNKNEIAHWIVYTKYGTVWDYAIYGSLIESQNIPLKITNKNKSGSSKSKELIKTLNSIAVSVVDKFGNESELVEIKNLIP
- a CDS encoding V-type ATP synthase subunit A, with protein sequence MNKSKGRVVSVNESLVGVEITEGAVINGEVAYIIIEDGKKLKAEVIDVKTGNMVYLQVFEDTSWMKFGDTVEFSGLPLAVKLGPGILGSVTDGLQNPLYELAKKEWFLERGLEVAPLDTTVEWHFTPSVKKGDIVTGGSVLGSVPEKLFKHKIFVPFSMQGNYTVESIVEEGDYTIEKDIVIIKDADGNSKKLQMAFDWPVKTPMPFNKRSVPVNPLPTGIRILDALFPIAYGGTACCPGPFGAGKTVLQHSLAKHSKADIVIMAACGERAGEAVEIFKDFPELIDPKTGKSLMDRTYIVGNTSSMPVAAREASVYMATTVGEYYRKQGLDVLMLADSTSRWAQALRETSGRKEEIPGPEAFPMYISTLISAFYDRAGVDILENGETGSLSIMGTVSPAGGNFDEPVTQATLLSTGAFWGLSRALSDARKYPAIDRIDSNSKYPSLLKHEEVTFLLELLREGKTIASNILLMGEKGITDEAYITYQKAELVDAVFLQQNSFNDVDGVTDPKRLRMMFDVVKQIIDAPVTLKGKEEIRSHFNFMRQAYIDWNMVQVDDDTFQKQKSQILNLVKTMGAC
- a CDS encoding V-type ATP synthase subunit B, whose protein sequence is MLKKTYENIDSIGRAILSIKAKGVHNKELAEVIYPDGKRAFAQVIAIEGDRVTLQLFGGGFGVSTDCKVRFLGKPVQVGFSDDMLGRVYSGNGQPIDGGPELHSDLIRVAGPSINPVKRLIPKNMIRTGVPMIDVFNTLVQSQKIPIFAKAGEPYNKLLANIATQTDADVIIIGGVGLKFDEFHFFKERIEEAGSKSKTIMFVHTHRDSIVEGLMVPDLALAVGERFALQGKNVFVLLSDMTQWSDYLRQVANAQDQIPANQGYPGDLYSQLASRYEKAADIDGAGSLTILGVTTMDDVTHPVPDNTGYITEGQFYMKDGYLELFGSLSRLKQQVNDRTRPDHRSIMNAMARLFSDAEERVKAQKFGSVKDDYSLRLLEYRKVFQKELMDPFRFLELEDALDLCWDILAKHFKKEEVGLSSKLVEAYWPENGEFKILKNTTDV
- a CDS encoding glycoside hydrolase family protein; its protein translation is MNTQKLLIILFLSSLNFGCKSKISTIESSQSTFSDKMKLEYVGVAAENKGMHVWGSSPVIDKDGKVHLFAAQWPMATQKDFSGWFKDCEIGHYVSDSPEGPFKYVGIAVEDKNGLFNAPHNPTISYIDGKYVLNFIVNENNKLKTQRIIMYVADDLNGTWRPAKGAETDGTILRRPLDTTKWNYTAVLGVSNPSLIKFKDKYMLYHKSVIPRKGRGGAYTYGVAVADKLEGPYVIHPEKVTPPNMALEDAFAYTVKDSVYMMSRDFGSTLGNSGGGLLWRSADGFTFPKENTKRAYEDLAHYLGKETLEKGTAYRGKKDGHLERAQVLMIDGIPAYLYLATGVQVKDGYGSSSHVFKIIFE
- a CDS encoding universal stress protein, whose amino-acid sequence is MKLLENILLANDFSKSSKNVLETAIEFAKVLHSKIIPIHVLPDDILNKKVQLLLNETAQEKLEETVKNIEDSGVEAGKPILRFGSVNDAIVRTSIATDVNLILIGSGESKNGDRFQLGTTAERIIQESDKPVLVVKEGVPLNIQNILCPIDFSETSKLALQNAITMARRFRAELTILSVCELQSSSWFTSEKDREKENDLRCASHKTKFNKFLEGFNLEGVKYIKETPVGNPAEEILSVISREMIDLLIIGTAGRTGLNRMLIGSVTEKVIREVPCSFITLKEEDVIKLQLETKINDIENSYNTAVQLVEDGFYTEAIAQLKACLRVNSMYLPAYFGIAKIYEKMDEPEKAASYRNSGMEIKEKIYYTKIESEVRKLRGR
- a CDS encoding glycoside hydrolase family 97 protein, which gives rise to MNKRNSKTTIFSILLALSLVMSACSTKQEIYQIDSPDNSVQLSLKKLKGNLVYTLNWQKESVIDTSVLTIKPNAEIEIIKAELKSSDTTWKPTWGQFSEIRDYYNELVLSIKIDSIEGKLFARTYNDGIGFRFELDDIKKEDQFNFYSEYNLSNTDTFYYTAKGTQPKGPYKLNNLSKQQIGIPVVVEKSSKKFLSILESDLISTKGFQTMKIDFDEHSEKLISKSETNSLDGKLITPWKVILLGETAGDLVINSVALNLAAPNKIENSDWIKPGKTLWDWRVHGYTTADGFKYGVNTDSYKRFIDFAAEKKIEYFLIDANWYTKTYKGSFDIAKELDLQKVIAYAAKKEVDLLLYYDRHKGNYGDDALFPYFKSLDMKGIKYGFMGNNPNFSRDAIIKSAENKLLIDFHDSPVPFTGVQRTYPNAITREYCHAQQDSRSAFTPETFIKMALINAVQGPLDMNNGNFDLTGINKGDRQKGPKKTNSYFSTVTSEVARTLVIFSGLVCIPDAPEAYESKADLFEFIQKMPVGKWDESKVLNASIGKNITTARRFGKEWFIGSVIDQKGGTLDINLDFLEEGQNYEVTFYEDTAETYCKTNPEAYQIRKGNVKKGDLIKAILAPGGGHCMWIRPVK